The genomic interval TGCAGCGGCCTTTGACGCGAATGGGGGTGTTTTTGAACCTTTGTTCAATGAAGAGGACGCGATCATTTCCGATGCCCTTAATCATGCCTCTATCATTGACGGTGTGCGGCTTTGCAAAGCCCAGCGTTATCGGTATGAGCATAACAATATGGATGACCTCGAAGCCAAGTTGAAAGAAGCAAAGGGCTGTCGCAGCCGGATCATTGTTACCGATGGTTCTTTTAGTATGGATGGCACCATAGCCCAATTGGACAAGATCGTGGAACTGGCGGAGAAATATGATGCGGTGATCATGATCGACGAGTGCCACTCCAGCGGGTTTTTGGGTAAGAATGGCCGGGGTACGCATGAATACCGGGGTGTGATGGGCAAGATCGATATCATCACCGGCACACTGGGCAAAGCCCTGGGTGGAGCATCGGGAGGTTTTACCTCCGGTCGCAAAGAGATCATTGAAATGTTGCGCCAAAAATCAAGACCTTACCTGTTTAGCAATACCCTGGCCCCCTCCATTGTAGGTGGGTCGATCGCGGTATTGGATATGCTTACAGAAACCACCGAATTGCGCGATAAACTGGAATCAAATACCCGGTATTTCCGGGAGAAAATGACTGCCGCGGGATTTGACATCAAACCCGGTGATCACCCGATCGTCCCTATCATGTTATACGATGCCGTACTGGCGCAGACCTTTGCCGCCCGCCTGCTGGAAGAAGGGATCTATGTGATCGGGTTCTTTTTCCCGGTGGTGGCCAAAGGCCACGCCCGGATACGGGTACAGCTTAGTGCGGCCCATAAACCAGAACACCTGGATAAAGCGATTGCGGCCTTTACCAAGATCGGGAAGGAGTTGAAAGTAATTGATTAATAGGAGGTTAAAATTTGCCTCCAATTTATTATGAGATACAACATTCCGATATTATTTTCGTTTTCCTACTGATGACCCAACTCTACAGATCCTTCCTTTGAATTTACCGGATTAGTTCACCCAGAAAATTAGTTGATGAAAAAAGTTATTCTTGCCCTGGCAACAGGTGCTGTACTGTTGGTTATGTTCTCATCCTGCACTTCCATGCGGAAGGATTGCAACGGAGTTAAGCATTACAAGACCAAGAACGGAATCTATATTTAAGCGACTGATTTGTTGCTAAATTTGCTGAAAAAGTTCATGGGACGTTTCAGCCTGTTTGTATTTTCCATCCTTGTGCTCTATTCCTGCCGACCTAACAACGTAAAAGTTGATAGCTCTCTCCAACAATATTTTACCGACAACAATGTAAAAGGGTGTTTTGCCCTGTTTGACAATGGAACGGGAAAGATCACCATGTCTGACCGTGGCCGGTATTTTGACAGTGCCTATACCCCCGCCTCCACCTTCAAGATCGTGAATTCATTGATCGGTTTGCAGGAAGGCAAGATCAGCAGCGATACCATGACCATTCCCTGGGATGGAGTGGTACGTAACCGTCCTGAAATAAATAAGGACCTCACCATGATTGAGGCCTTCCGGGTTTCCTCCCTTCCCTATTATCAGGAAGTAGCCCGGAGGATCGGGGTAAAAAGGATGCAATTCTGGTTGGATAGTATCGGTTATGGCCAACGTTATGGCAAACCCGTTCTCACAGGACCCATTGATTCTTTCTGGTTGAATGGGGTAGTGAAAATGACCCCCGATGAACAATTGGGCATGGTGAAAAAACTGTATTTCGACGAACTTCCTTTCTTTCACCTGTATCAGGAGTCAGTAAAACGGGCAATGCTTTTTGAAGACAATACCAATTATCAGTTGAGTTATAAAACCGGCTGGAGTTTTTGGGATGAAAAAGAAC from Chitinophagales bacterium carries:
- a CDS encoding class D beta-lactamase: MGRFSLFVFSILVLYSCRPNNVKVDSSLQQYFTDNNVKGCFALFDNGTGKITMSDRGRYFDSAYTPASTFKIVNSLIGLQEGKISSDTMTIPWDGVVRNRPEINKDLTMIEAFRVSSLPYYQEVARRIGVKRMQFWLDSIGYGQRYGKPVLTGPIDSFWLNGVVKMTPDEQLGMVKKLYFDELPFFHLYQESVKRAMLFEDNTNYQLSYKTGWSFWDEKEQRHIGWIIGWIVENKHPYFFVLNVESSNKDLDMPTVRMKILKDVLKKLGFLEGKM
- the kbl gene encoding glycine C-acetyltransferase — its product is MNENFAQRIAKEVNEIREAGLFKTERIITSPQDAEIEVGGKKVLNFCANNYLGLSSHPKVIEAAHKAIDQRGYGMSSVRFICGTQDIHKELERKISAFLGTEDTILYAAAFDANGGVFEPLFNEEDAIISDALNHASIIDGVRLCKAQRYRYEHNNMDDLEAKLKEAKGCRSRIIVTDGSFSMDGTIAQLDKIVELAEKYDAVIMIDECHSSGFLGKNGRGTHEYRGVMGKIDIITGTLGKALGGASGGFTSGRKEIIEMLRQKSRPYLFSNTLAPSIVGGSIAVLDMLTETTELRDKLESNTRYFREKMTAAGFDIKPGDHPIVPIMLYDAVLAQTFAARLLEEGIYVIGFFFPVVAKGHARIRVQLSAAHKPEHLDKAIAAFTKIGKELKVID